In the Anaerolineae bacterium genome, TAGATGCTACTGAGACGATTGGCGACGGTTCTTTCTGATAAGGCTAACTGCTCGGCGATGGCCTTGTTGTCTGCGCCCTGGGCGACCAGGCGCAACATGTCCATCTCGGCCTGGGTCAAATTTTCCGCGTCTTCTACCTCGTCAGTTTTTTGACTGAGGCGGCGAAATTCGTCCAAAAGTTTGACGGCCAGGCCGGGGTTGAT is a window encoding:
- a CDS encoding response regulator transcription factor, whose protein sequence is INPGLAVKLLDEFRRLSQKTDEVEDAENLTQAEMDMLRLVAQGADNKAIAEQLALSERTVANRLSSIYEKLHVNNRTQAALIALRQGWVTLDDDL